The Aureispira anguillae genome contains a region encoding:
- a CDS encoding ligand-binding sensor domain-containing protein: MIFALKSYSLLILAFIIIACNDPNLKKSDTNTPAPRALNDKITMPKNGFNSGLLDSRRNLWFGSNGGGLYCYNGSTFVQYTEDDGLCNNQLYSIIEDQEHNLWLGTQNGLCNYNRKIFTHISIPFKDTTSSWLDEVYPIINPNAVHSLAQDKENNIWIGTAGGGAYCYDGMHFNAHLSEIGTKQPDSLYHNWIPSIAEDSDGNIWLASMTHGGVSRYDGKIFTQFMPKDGLSDDMVRTIFKDRSGKLWFGFNGNRGSALTFYDGKTFKNLTKEDGLCSTSILAIFEDKKGNIWLGSGRGNLCIYDGESFAEFTSKTGETFSEVFFILSDSDENIWFGGKNGLWQFDGEAVINMME; this comes from the coding sequence TCCGAGAGCATTAAACGATAAAATTACAATGCCTAAAAATGGTTTTAACAGTGGGCTATTAGATAGTCGTCGCAATTTGTGGTTTGGAAGTAATGGCGGTGGTCTTTATTGTTATAATGGAAGCACTTTTGTGCAGTATACGGAAGATGATGGCTTGTGTAATAATCAACTCTATTCAATAATTGAAGACCAAGAACATAACTTGTGGCTGGGTACTCAAAATGGATTATGCAATTATAATAGAAAAATATTCACCCACATTTCGATCCCTTTTAAAGATACAACAAGTAGTTGGCTGGATGAGGTTTATCCAATTATTAACCCTAATGCTGTTCATTCTTTGGCACAAGATAAGGAAAATAATATTTGGATTGGAACAGCAGGAGGCGGTGCCTATTGTTATGACGGTATGCATTTCAACGCTCATTTATCTGAGATCGGTACCAAACAACCCGATAGTTTATATCATAACTGGATTCCAAGTATCGCAGAAGATTCAGATGGGAATATTTGGTTGGCTTCTATGACCCATGGAGGAGTTAGTCGTTATGATGGAAAAATATTTACTCAATTTATGCCTAAGGACGGTTTGAGTGATGATATGGTTCGAACTATTTTCAAGGATCGATCGGGCAAATTATGGTTTGGTTTTAATGGTAACAGAGGCAGTGCTTTAACCTTTTATGATGGAAAAACGTTTAAAAACTTAACAAAAGAGGATGGGCTTTGCAGCACAAGTATTTTAGCAATTTTTGAAGATAAAAAAGGAAATATCTGGCTAGGTTCTGGTAGAGGAAACTTATGTATTTATGATGGAGAAAGCTTTGCTGAATTTACTTCAAAAACGGGGGAAACGTTCTCAGAAGTATTTTTTATTTTAAGCGATTCTGATGAGAACATTTGGTTTGGGGGAAAGAATGGGCTATGGCAGTTTGATGGAGAAGCCGTAATAAATATGATGGAATAA
- a CDS encoding NAD(P)-dependent alcohol dehydrogenase, which yields MKAVTFVKYGTPEVLQLESIKKPIPKADEILIKINAIPVTTEDPLLRRGEPYFTRLFLGLTKPKNSVLGAEFSGEIEAIGQNVTLFKIGDKVFGHSGQNLGCYAEYVCVKEKGLLLKRPPNMSAEEVAPVCTFMAAWNFMVALAEVKHHQKVLINGASGSVGSAAVQIAKTFGANVTGVCSTANINLVKSLGADKVIDYTTDQFTKNGALYDIVFDVANKSSFYSCRNSLTKNGIYLNPVLKISTLIQMLWTNFFSKKKVMFSATGLQPISKRKTFLKELTKLFETGKLKTIIDKRYNLEQIVDAHRYIESGNRKGNVIINL from the coding sequence ATGAAAGCAGTTACATTTGTTAAATACGGAACACCAGAGGTGCTTCAGTTAGAAAGCATCAAAAAACCGATCCCTAAAGCTGATGAGATATTAATAAAAATTAATGCCATACCTGTTACTACAGAAGATCCTTTGCTAAGAAGAGGAGAACCGTATTTTACGAGACTATTTTTAGGCTTAACCAAACCCAAAAATTCTGTCTTAGGGGCTGAGTTTTCAGGCGAAATAGAAGCGATCGGTCAAAACGTTACCCTATTTAAGATAGGAGATAAAGTTTTTGGGCATTCTGGGCAAAATTTGGGCTGTTATGCAGAGTATGTTTGCGTTAAAGAAAAAGGTCTACTACTAAAAAGACCGCCCAATATGAGCGCTGAAGAGGTAGCACCTGTCTGTACATTTATGGCTGCTTGGAATTTTATGGTAGCTCTTGCCGAGGTAAAACACCATCAAAAAGTTCTTATTAATGGTGCTTCTGGAAGCGTAGGTTCTGCTGCGGTTCAAATTGCAAAAACATTTGGAGCAAATGTCACAGGAGTGTGTAGTACGGCTAATATTAATTTGGTAAAATCTTTAGGTGCCGATAAAGTCATTGATTATACCACTGACCAATTTACGAAAAATGGAGCGCTCTATGATATTGTTTTTGATGTTGCTAATAAGAGTTCATTTTATAGTTGTAGAAATTCTTTAACTAAAAACGGAATCTACCTAAATCCTGTCCTTAAAATTTCTACTCTTATCCAAATGCTCTGGACTAATTTTTTTAGTAAAAAGAAAGTAATGTTTTCAGCAACAGGTCTCCAACCCATTTCAAAACGTAAAACCTTCCTAAAAGAGCTCACCAAACTTTTTGAAACAGGAAAATTAAAAACGATCATTGACAAAAGGTATAATTTAGAACAAATCGTTGACGCTCACAGATATATTGAGAGCGGAAATAGAAAGGGAAATGTCATTATAAATCTGTAG
- a CDS encoding MerC domain-containing protein, translated as MILSQKSDTFGAIASTLCLIHCISTPFIFALQTCSASCCKNSPGWWQAIDYLFLGISFFAVWQSARTTSKHWVAYALWASWIGIFVVLLNEKLAILPVLNHLLYVPALTLVVLHLYNQKYCHCSGTECCNFSTNSKEVS; from the coding sequence ATGATCTTATCACAAAAATCTGACACATTTGGAGCCATTGCAAGTACGTTATGTCTTATTCATTGTATAAGCACTCCATTTATCTTTGCCCTCCAAACCTGTTCGGCAAGTTGCTGTAAAAATTCTCCTGGATGGTGGCAAGCAATAGATTATCTTTTTTTAGGGATTTCTTTTTTTGCGGTTTGGCAGTCTGCCAGAACGACTTCAAAACACTGGGTGGCTTATGCACTTTGGGCAAGTTGGATTGGAATTTTTGTTGTGCTACTAAATGAAAAGCTAGCAATTCTACCAGTCCTCAACCATCTGCTTTATGTGCCTGCATTAACCTTGGTTGTGTTACATCTCTATAACCAAAAATATTGTCACTGTTCAGGTACTGAATGCTGTAATTTTTCTACGAATTCCAAAGAAGTTTCTTAG
- a CDS encoding GTP-binding protein: MSTINKLPTTVLSGFLGAGKTTLLNHILHNKQGLKVAVIVNDMSEVNVDANLVKNENILSRTEEKLVEMSNGCICCTLREDLMIEIERLAKENRFDYLLIESTGISEPIPVAQTFSFVDEENGIDLSKWSYIDTMVTVVDAYNFFADFGSPETLMDRALTNIENDNRTIVNLLIDQIEFANVIILNKTDLVSKEQLGFLEATIHKLNPNAKIIKSTFSNVNPTEILNTNLFDFEEAEQSAGWIEELNKEEHTPETEEYGIGSFVYRSRMPFEPNRFWNYVQHEFPNTVIRSKGLFWLASRPNQALVWGQAGGSLKADSAGVWWSSMPYEQRIQYLAFTDNRELIESSWDKDLGDRINEIVFIGRNMDETLIREQLNQCLSTKEELPSQYLEKGYHDEWPIQRTHPID; the protein is encoded by the coding sequence ATGAGTACTATAAATAAATTACCCACAACTGTTCTGAGCGGTTTTCTAGGAGCAGGAAAAACAACATTATTAAATCATATCTTACACAACAAACAAGGCTTAAAGGTTGCTGTTATTGTCAATGATATGAGTGAAGTAAACGTTGATGCCAACTTAGTAAAAAATGAAAATATACTCTCTCGCACAGAAGAAAAATTAGTAGAAATGAGCAATGGCTGTATTTGCTGTACGCTCCGAGAGGATTTAATGATAGAAATAGAACGTTTGGCCAAGGAAAATCGCTTTGACTATTTACTGATTGAAAGTACAGGCATTAGTGAACCCATACCCGTTGCGCAAACATTTAGTTTTGTTGATGAAGAAAATGGCATCGACCTTTCTAAGTGGAGTTATATTGATACGATGGTTACGGTTGTTGACGCTTATAATTTTTTTGCAGATTTTGGCAGCCCAGAAACGTTAATGGATCGAGCATTAACAAATATAGAAAACGACAATCGAACGATTGTCAATCTTTTAATAGACCAGATCGAATTTGCCAATGTAATTATTCTAAATAAAACAGATCTGGTATCTAAAGAACAGTTGGGCTTTTTAGAAGCCACGATCCATAAGCTCAACCCTAATGCAAAAATCATAAAATCCACTTTTAGTAACGTTAATCCTACAGAAATCCTTAATACCAACCTTTTTGATTTTGAAGAAGCCGAACAAAGCGCAGGTTGGATTGAAGAGTTGAATAAAGAGGAACATACACCTGAAACCGAAGAATATGGAATCGGTTCATTTGTCTATCGTAGCAGAATGCCTTTTGAACCAAACCGATTTTGGAATTATGTACAGCATGAATTTCCAAATACAGTTATACGAAGTAAAGGCTTATTTTGGTTGGCTTCTCGCCCCAACCAAGCATTGGTTTGGGGGCAAGCAGGAGGCTCACTAAAAGCAGATAGTGCGGGCGTTTGGTGGAGCAGTATGCCTTACGAGCAACGCATACAATATCTAGCATTTACAGACAATCGAGAACTCATTGAATCCAGTTGGGATAAAGATTTGGGGGATAGAATCAATGAAATTGTTTTTATTGGTCGAAATATGGATGAAACGCTAATTCGAGAACAACTTAATCAGTGTTTGTCTACAAAAGAAGAACTTCCTTCCCAATATTTGGAAAAAGGCTATCATGACGAATGGCCCATCCAGAGAACACATCCTATCGATTAA
- a CDS encoding DUF7948 domain-containing protein: MKCSFFIFYTTLLFLLGNHFAVEAQKMTVNQANKFLEEKPTFFEENKGQIQNHNNHAAPNVRYHYQKGALQLFMLPKGIAYQFSKVHYPKGYQQNSKNLTPTERKEQERLRDQIRLETYRMDMELVGANPNATIMTEGKSQDYINYYNKEALKVHSFQKLIYQDIYPGIDWVVYSTEQGLKYDFIVHAGADPNQIQIHFKDHETIKMNENGSFTISNRMGSITEQAPVSFQGTHEISTQFQLSDHTISFKLANYDTNKDLIIDPSLIWATYYGGNNYEFGYSCTVDLSGNVFLAGNTYSTTNIASGGHQNTFGGDTDAFLVKFNSNGVRQWATYYGGSDFDGGYDCVSDGSGNIFLTGITESSNNIASGGHQNVYGGGTLDAFLVKFNSSGVRQWATYYGGNNSDEGTSIAIDGQDNVFLCGTTGSLNNIATVGGHQNNFGGNVDAFLVKFNSSGVRQWATYYGGNDDELGLGTAIDTQGNVFLSGITRSLNNIVSNAHQATHGGGVDDVFLVKLNNNGVRQWGTYYGGNSSDREGRIAVDIQGNVFLGGSTRSLNNIVFNGHQNIHGSWTDYDAFLVKFNNNGVRQWGTYYGGSSRDKLENVSVDREGNVFLVGYTGSTTNIASVGHQNVYGGGTFDAFLVKFDSSGARQWGTYYGGISRDEGVACAADSAGNIYLAGWTQSITDIALGGHQNVHGGGVYDGFLAKFRGRICSNTSSTISASACDTYTWINGMTYTSSTTATDTLVNAMGCDSIITLNLTINNATTSMVSATACGAYTWINGVTYTSSTTATDTLVNAIGCDSIITLNLTINNATTSTVSATTCGAYTWTNGMTYTSSTTAMDTLVNAMGCDSIVTLNLTINNATTSTVSATTCGAYTWTNGMTYTSSTTAMDTLVNAMGCDSIVTLNLTINNATTSMVSATACGSYTWTNGVTYTSSTTAMDTLVNAMGCDSIVTLNLTINNATTSTVSATACGAYTWTNGVTYTSSTTATDTLVNGMGCDSIITLNLTIDTVNAQINLTGNTLMANHISGAIYQWLDCNTNTLIIGANNQSYTPPANGNYAVIITSNNCIDTSNCMNVIISGVKDTKQLFEAIKYYPIPTKDLLMIELSEYINLLNVSVLDVSGKVVLDQNYTATKKITLPVQFLPAGIYFVAVVSGKERTVIKMIKE; this comes from the coding sequence ATGAAGTGCTCATTTTTTATTTTTTACACTACTTTATTATTTTTATTAGGCAATCATTTTGCTGTTGAGGCTCAAAAAATGACGGTGAATCAGGCTAATAAATTCCTAGAAGAAAAACCGACTTTTTTTGAAGAGAATAAAGGACAAATACAAAATCACAATAATCACGCTGCGCCTAATGTTAGGTATCATTATCAAAAAGGAGCATTGCAACTTTTTATGTTACCGAAGGGAATCGCTTATCAATTTAGTAAGGTGCATTATCCTAAAGGATACCAACAGAATTCTAAAAACCTTACCCCCACAGAACGCAAAGAACAAGAGCGATTGCGTGACCAAATTCGGCTAGAAACGTATCGTATGGATATGGAATTGGTAGGAGCGAATCCGAATGCAACTATTATGACAGAGGGAAAAAGCCAAGATTACATCAATTATTATAATAAAGAGGCTCTAAAAGTACATAGTTTTCAGAAGCTTATTTATCAAGACATATACCCTGGTATTGATTGGGTGGTTTACAGTACGGAGCAGGGGCTAAAGTATGACTTCATCGTACATGCTGGTGCAGACCCTAATCAAATACAAATCCATTTCAAAGATCACGAAACGATAAAAATGAACGAGAATGGTAGTTTTACGATTTCCAATAGGATGGGAAGTATTACGGAGCAAGCGCCCGTTTCTTTTCAAGGAACGCATGAAATTTCAACCCAATTTCAATTAAGTGATCATACTATATCGTTTAAATTAGCCAATTATGACACCAATAAAGATTTAATTATTGATCCTAGCTTAATATGGGCAACTTATTATGGGGGCAATAACTATGAATTTGGTTATTCATGCACAGTAGATCTTAGTGGCAACGTTTTTTTAGCAGGAAACACTTATTCTACTACCAATATAGCGTCAGGAGGACATCAAAATACTTTTGGAGGAGATACAGATGCCTTTTTAGTTAAATTTAACAGTAATGGTGTCCGCCAGTGGGCGACTTATTATGGAGGCAGTGATTTTGATGGTGGATATGATTGTGTATCGGATGGAAGTGGCAATATATTTTTAACAGGGATTACGGAATCAAGTAATAATATAGCGTCAGGAGGACATCAAAATGTTTATGGGGGAGGAACTTTGGATGCGTTTTTGGTCAAATTTAACAGTAGTGGTGTTCGTCAGTGGGCGACTTACTACGGGGGAAATAATAGTGATGAAGGTACAAGTATAGCAATAGATGGACAAGATAATGTATTCTTGTGTGGAACTACAGGATCACTTAACAATATAGCTACTGTGGGAGGACATCAAAATAATTTTGGAGGAAACGTCGATGCGTTTTTGGTCAAGTTTAACAGCAGCGGTGTGCGTCAGTGGGCGACTTATTATGGAGGGAATGACGATGAACTTGGTTTGGGAACGGCTATCGATACGCAAGGTAATGTATTCTTGAGTGGAATTACTCGATCTCTTAACAATATCGTTTCAAATGCCCATCAAGCTACCCATGGAGGAGGCGTTGATGATGTTTTTTTAGTTAAATTGAATAATAATGGCGTACGTCAGTGGGGGACTTATTATGGAGGAAATAGTTCTGATCGAGAAGGGCGTATCGCTGTAGATATACAGGGGAATGTTTTTCTAGGTGGGTCTACTCGATCGCTTAATAATATTGTTTTTAATGGTCATCAAAATATACACGGTTCTTGGACGGACTACGATGCGTTTTTGGTTAAATTTAATAACAATGGAGTACGCCAATGGGGAACTTATTATGGGGGGAGTAGCAGAGATAAGTTAGAGAATGTTTCAGTGGATAGAGAGGGTAATGTGTTCTTGGTTGGATATACTGGATCTACTACAAATATAGCCTCAGTAGGGCATCAAAATGTTTATGGGGGAGGAACTTTTGATGCATTTTTGGTTAAGTTTGACAGCAGTGGTGCTCGCCAATGGGGAACCTATTATGGGGGGATCAGTAGAGATGAAGGGGTTGCTTGTGCTGCCGATTCTGCGGGTAATATATATTTGGCAGGTTGGACACAATCTATTACAGATATAGCTTTGGGTGGGCATCAGAATGTTCATGGAGGAGGAGTTTATGATGGATTTTTAGCTAAATTTAGAGGACGTATATGTTCTAACACATCCTCTACCATATCCGCAAGTGCCTGTGACACGTACACATGGATAAATGGAATGACCTATACGAGTAGCACAACAGCAACAGATACCTTGGTGAATGCAATGGGTTGCGATTCGATTATAACCTTGAATTTGACGATCAATAATGCAACAACAAGCATGGTATCTGCAACGGCTTGTGGGGCTTATACATGGATAAATGGGGTGACCTATACGAGCAGTACAACGGCAACAGATACCTTGGTAAATGCAATAGGTTGCGATTCGATTATAACACTGAATTTAACAATCAATAATGCAACAACAAGCACGGTATCTGCAACAACTTGTGGGGCTTATACATGGACAAATGGGATGACCTATACGAGCAGCACAACGGCAATGGATACCTTGGTAAATGCAATGGGCTGCGATTCGATTGTAACACTGAATTTAACAATCAATAATGCAACAACAAGCACGGTATCTGCAACAACTTGTGGGGCTTATACATGGACAAATGGGATGACCTATACGAGCAGCACAACGGCAATGGATACCTTGGTAAATGCAATGGGCTGCGATTCGATTGTAACACTGAATTTAACAATCAATAATGCAACAACAAGCATGGTATCCGCAACGGCTTGTGGTTCGTATACATGGACAAATGGAGTGACCTATACGAGTAGTACAACGGCAATGGATACCTTGGTAAATGCAATGGGTTGCGATTCGATTGTAACCTTGAATTTAACGATCAATAATGCAACAACAAGCACGGTATCTGCAACAGCTTGTGGGGCTTATACATGGACAAATGGAGTGACCTATACGAGTAGCACAACAGCAACAGATACCTTGGTAAATGGAATGGGTTGCGATTCGATTATAACACTGAATCTAACGATCGATACAGTCAATGCCCAAATCAATTTAACAGGAAATACCCTAATGGCTAACCATATATCAGGAGCAATTTATCAATGGTTGGATTGCAATACAAATACCTTAATTATAGGAGCAAATAATCAGAGTTATACGCCTCCTGCTAACGGAAATTATGCCGTTATCATCACAAGCAATAATTGTATTGATACTTCCAATTGTATGAATGTTATTATTTCAGGAGTAAAGGATACGAAACAATTATTTGAAGCGATAAAATATTATCCCATACCAACAAAGGATTTGTTAATGATAGAACTGTCTGAATATATTAATTTGTTAAACGTCAGTGTACTAGATGTGAGTGGTAAGGTTGTCTTGGATCAAAATTATACAGCTACTAAAAAAATAACATTGCCTGTACAATTTTTGCCTGCTGGAATTTATTTTGTAGCTGTCGTTTCAGGTAAAGAGAGAACGGTTATCAAAATGATAAAAGAATAG